One genomic region from Microcystis panniformis FACHB-1757 encodes:
- the recR gene encoding recombination mediator RecR — translation MYTPPLARLIEQLQKLPGVGPKSAQRLALYILKRPEQDAIELAQAIVAAKKQVGLCQVCFHLSAEPICEICRNPNRETGTICVVADSRDVIALEKTREYSGKYHVLGGVISPMDGIGPDQLNIQSLVTRVSQKKIQEVILAISPSVEGETTTLYIGGLLKPFTKVTRIAFGLPMGGDLEYADEVTLARALEGRREL, via the coding sequence ATTTATACACCGCCTTTAGCTCGTTTGATCGAGCAGTTACAAAAATTACCCGGGGTGGGACCCAAAAGCGCCCAACGTCTGGCCTTGTATATTCTCAAACGACCGGAACAGGATGCGATCGAATTGGCCCAGGCGATCGTAGCAGCGAAAAAACAAGTAGGATTATGTCAGGTTTGTTTTCATCTTTCGGCCGAACCGATTTGTGAAATTTGCCGCAATCCTAACCGGGAAACGGGGACTATCTGTGTGGTAGCTGATTCCAGAGATGTGATTGCTTTGGAGAAAACTAGGGAATATTCGGGCAAATATCACGTTTTGGGCGGTGTTATCTCACCTATGGATGGAATTGGACCGGATCAATTAAATATACAGTCTTTAGTCACCAGAGTCAGCCAGAAAAAAATTCAGGAAGTTATCTTAGCTATCAGTCCCAGTGTCGAAGGGGAAACCACGACTTTGTATATCGGGGGTTTACTGAAACCCTTCACTAAAGTTACCCGTATCGCTTTCGGGTTGCCCATGGGCGGCGATCTGGAATACGCTGATGAAGTAACTTTAGCGAGAGCTTTAGAAGGTCGTCGGGAATTGTAA
- a CDS encoding transposase, whose protein sequence is MKTENRIFSQVYSYLEQGSRFVDKRHLTVLSWMVTALLSSQSLNQARWEPFVQSRAEQANSYQRRWNRFCQNGRVAVEKIYIPLILKAIETWKEKGERLYLAIDTTLLWNQYCFVYLAVVCGGRAVPLMWMGLEHGSASLAFEKYEPLLDRAKGYLQGFENVMLLADRGFANQQLIQWLRKNTWHWCLRLPCDTLIYGVRRRGFGYEVRELYPPKRQACFDRNVQVWQEARITAHLALASVPGVKDNWAILSDEPPTLDTFWQYGLRFPIEHLFQGQ, encoded by the coding sequence ATGAAAACCGAGAACAGAATCTTCTCCCAAGTTTATTCCTATCTAGAACAAGGAAGCCGATTTGTGGATAAAAGACATTTAACCGTCCTCAGTTGGATGGTGACAGCCCTACTCAGTAGTCAAAGTCTCAATCAAGCCAGATGGGAACCCTTTGTACAAAGCAGAGCCGAACAAGCCAATAGTTATCAGAGACGGTGGAATCGCTTTTGCCAGAATGGAAGAGTAGCGGTGGAAAAGATATACATCCCCTTAATATTGAAAGCCATCGAGACTTGGAAGGAGAAGGGGGAAAGACTGTATCTAGCAATAGATACCACTCTGTTGTGGAATCAATACTGCTTTGTCTATCTAGCGGTGGTCTGCGGGGGGAGAGCCGTCCCCTTGATGTGGATGGGATTAGAACATGGTAGTGCCAGCCTAGCTTTTGAGAAATACGAACCCTTGTTGGACAGAGCCAAAGGCTATCTTCAGGGCTTTGAGAATGTCATGCTGTTAGCCGACCGAGGCTTTGCCAATCAGCAATTAATTCAATGGCTCAGGAAAAATACTTGGCATTGGTGTCTTCGCTTACCTTGCGATACCCTCATTTACGGTGTTCGCCGTCGGGGTTTTGGCTATGAGGTCAGAGAACTCTATCCTCCCAAACGGCAAGCCTGCTTTGATCGCAACGTTCAAGTCTGGCAGGAGGCTAGAATCACTGCTCATCTTGCTTTAGCCTCTGTTCCAGGGGTTAAGGATAATTGGGCAATTCTGAGCGATGAACCTCCTACCCTTGACACCTTCTGGCAGTATGGTCTTCGTTTTCCCATTGAACATCTCTTTCAAGGGCAGTAA
- the folD gene encoding bifunctional methylenetetrahydrofolate dehydrogenase/methenyltetrahydrofolate cyclohydrolase FolD, with product MSVTTCQILDGKALAQKIQLALGERIQTLKSPMGRPPGLAVLMVGDNPASAVYVRNKEKACTKIGMASFGRHFPTDTSELEILAEIVRLNQDERVDGILIQLPLPKHLDAVSLLYQIDPKKDADGLHPLNLGGLVRGDDCIRSCTPAGVMALLKEYNIPIAGKHAVVVGRSILVGKPLALMLLEENATVTIAHSRTENLAEITRSADILVPAVGKANLITPDMVKPDAVVVDVGINRVADRLVGDVDYAGVLEVASYLTPVPGGVGPMTVAMLLKNTLLSYERKL from the coding sequence ATGTCCGTAACTACTTGCCAAATTCTCGACGGGAAAGCCTTAGCTCAAAAAATCCAACTTGCTCTAGGAGAGCGCATCCAGACGCTAAAATCTCCAATGGGAAGACCTCCGGGGTTAGCGGTGTTGATGGTGGGGGATAATCCTGCTAGTGCCGTTTATGTACGCAATAAGGAGAAAGCTTGTACTAAAATCGGCATGGCCTCTTTTGGTCGTCATTTTCCCACCGATACAAGTGAACTAGAAATTTTAGCGGAAATTGTCCGTCTCAATCAAGATGAGCGGGTGGACGGGATTTTAATTCAATTACCCTTACCTAAGCATTTAGACGCGGTTTCCCTTCTCTACCAAATTGACCCGAAAAAAGATGCTGATGGTTTACATCCTCTCAATTTAGGCGGTTTAGTGCGGGGTGATGACTGTATCCGCAGTTGTACTCCTGCGGGGGTCATGGCACTGCTGAAAGAATATAATATTCCCATAGCCGGTAAGCACGCGGTGGTGGTGGGTCGCAGTATTCTAGTGGGGAAACCTTTAGCTTTAATGTTATTGGAGGAAAACGCTACGGTAACTATTGCTCACTCGCGCACGGAAAATCTGGCAGAAATAACCAGAAGTGCCGATATTTTAGTACCTGCGGTCGGTAAAGCGAATTTAATCACCCCGGATATGGTAAAACCTGATGCGGTGGTGGTGGATGTGGGGATTAATCGTGTCGCTGACCGTTTGGTGGGAGATGTGGACTATGCGGGGGTTTTAGAAGTGGCTAGTTATCTTACTCCTGTCCCCGGGGGTGTCGGTCCGATGACGGTGGCAATGTTATTAAAAAATACCTTGTTAAGTTACGAACGTAAGTTATAA
- a CDS encoding VOC family protein has translation MQQEPKPYLAAVYAEFRLINLKLCLFCPKESHREEFSDSRGSGMSICFEVESLEKALEHWSEIGYGARGEISQASHGLEIYIYDPDGNRLIFHQSTAKTNPFR, from the coding sequence TTGCAACAGGAACCAAAGCCCTACCTTGCCGCCGTTTATGCAGAATTTAGGCTGATTAACCTTAAATTATGTCTTTTTTGCCCTAAAGAGTCCCACAGAGAGGAATTTAGCGATTCTAGGGGCAGTGGCATGAGCATTTGTTTCGAGGTGGAGAGTCTCGAAAAAGCCCTTGAGCATTGGAGCGAAATCGGCTATGGTGCTAGGGGAGAAATTAGCCAAGCTTCCCACGGTCTGGAAATCTACATCTATGATCCCGATGGTAATCGTTTAATTTTCCATCAATCCACCGCTAAAACCAATCCTTTCAGGTAG
- a CDS encoding ribonuclease catalytic domain-containing protein, whose protein sequence is MEKGTLVEFRVQGERRLGVIDRPEGKKDWIVIDQGGNPHKLRPQRFDYIIKGGPSNYKEIGNFLREVQPYLDPSGLEVAWELLAGENQLVTPETMAEILFSDRSPQFCYAAHCLLSDDKVYFKNKGDGYEARSENQVEEIKHQLEVEQQRQREKGQFLQRLQQALAGETVEWSESDRIRLESLEKFILQPEQKYPAAMDILSLLGRSQTPEAAFELLVDLKWWSSHENLFLRRSSYPVQFSKKVLDVTRLNLLNPPADADVNNRLDLTHQKIYTIDDESTEEIDDGLSVEILADGGHRLWIHIADPSRLVLPDDELDLEARRRSTSLYLPTGMVPMFPLELAAGPMSLVQGKLCPALSFGVILDETGAIADYRIHPSTIKPTYRLTYEDVDEMLHLDLQHEPEVKILNRWAKQRHAWRKSQGSINIQMPESSIKVKANDEIIIELQEVSPSRQLVAEMMILAGEIAGRYCQEHEIPVPFRGQPQPELPPDEELILLPAGPVRSCALRRCMPRSEMTTIPNRHASLGLNTYSQVTSPIRRYTDLLTHFQLKAHLRGDQLPFTRDRMQEILYSVASSALEATSVERQTNRYWSLEFLRRQGDQVWQALVLRWLREEENLGLILLEELGLELPHRFERSVSLGDRFQVQVSRSDPHRDEIRFRELSGFVSSQAS, encoded by the coding sequence GTGGAAAAGGGAACGCTGGTAGAATTTCGAGTCCAAGGAGAAAGGCGCTTAGGGGTGATCGATCGCCCAGAAGGTAAAAAAGATTGGATCGTCATCGATCAAGGGGGAAACCCGCATAAACTGCGTCCCCAACGCTTCGATTACATTATCAAGGGTGGTCCATCCAACTATAAAGAGATCGGAAATTTTCTGCGGGAAGTCCAACCCTATCTAGATCCTAGTGGTTTAGAAGTGGCCTGGGAATTATTAGCCGGGGAAAATCAGTTAGTCACTCCCGAAACCATGGCCGAGATTCTCTTTTCCGATCGCAGTCCGCAGTTTTGCTATGCGGCCCATTGTCTCTTGAGTGATGATAAAGTTTATTTTAAAAATAAAGGGGATGGTTACGAGGCCCGCTCGGAAAATCAGGTAGAGGAAATCAAACACCAGCTAGAGGTGGAACAACAGCGTCAACGGGAAAAAGGCCAATTTCTCCAACGTCTCCAACAGGCCCTGGCCGGTGAAACGGTAGAATGGTCAGAAAGCGATCGAATTCGTCTGGAATCTCTAGAAAAATTTATCCTCCAACCCGAACAAAAATATCCAGCAGCCATGGACATACTCTCGCTGCTGGGCCGTTCCCAAACCCCCGAGGCTGCTTTTGAATTGTTAGTCGATTTGAAATGGTGGAGTAGTCACGAAAACCTTTTCCTGCGACGCAGTTCCTACCCTGTTCAATTCTCGAAAAAGGTACTTGATGTGACGCGTCTTAATTTACTCAATCCCCCTGCGGATGCGGATGTCAACAATCGTCTCGATTTAACCCACCAAAAAATTTATACTATCGACGATGAAAGTACCGAGGAAATCGATGACGGATTATCGGTGGAAATTCTCGCGGATGGTGGTCATCGTCTCTGGATTCATATTGCCGATCCTAGCCGTTTAGTGCTTCCCGATGATGAATTAGACCTAGAAGCGCGTCGTCGCAGTACCAGTCTCTATCTTCCCACGGGAATGGTTCCCATGTTTCCCCTAGAGTTGGCCGCCGGTCCAATGAGTTTGGTACAGGGTAAACTTTGTCCCGCCTTGAGTTTTGGGGTAATCCTCGATGAAACGGGGGCGATCGCCGATTATCGGATCCATCCTAGTACAATTAAACCCACCTATCGCCTCACCTACGAAGATGTGGATGAAATGTTACATCTGGATCTGCAGCATGAACCGGAAGTGAAGATTCTCAACCGTTGGGCAAAACAACGCCACGCATGGCGCAAATCTCAGGGATCGATTAACATCCAAATGCCAGAATCATCCATTAAGGTGAAGGCTAACGACGAAATTATCATAGAATTGCAGGAGGTTTCCCCATCTCGGCAATTAGTGGCGGAAATGATGATTTTAGCTGGAGAAATCGCCGGTCGCTACTGTCAGGAACACGAGATACCTGTGCCTTTCCGCGGACAACCACAACCGGAATTACCCCCTGATGAGGAGTTAATTTTACTACCTGCGGGCCCGGTGCGTTCCTGTGCCTTGCGTCGCTGTATGCCGCGCAGTGAGATGACGACGATTCCTAACCGTCATGCTAGTCTGGGATTGAATACCTATTCCCAAGTAACTTCGCCAATTCGCCGTTATACTGACCTTTTGACCCATTTTCAACTAAAAGCCCATCTTCGGGGCGATCAACTGCCTTTTACCCGGGATAGAATGCAGGAAATTCTCTATAGTGTCGCTAGTTCGGCCCTGGAAGCCACCTCAGTGGAACGGCAAACTAATCGTTATTGGAGTTTGGAATTCTTGCGACGACAGGGAGATCAAGTCTGGCAAGCTTTGGTTTTACGCTGGCTGCGGGAAGAGGAAAATTTAGGCTTAATTTTATTGGAGGAATTGGGGTTAGAATTACCCCATCGTTTTGAGCGATCGGTATCTTTAGGCGATCGCTTTCAAGTGCAAGTTAGTCGCTCTGATCCCCACCGCGATGAGATCCGTTTTCGCGAGTTATCGGGTTTTGTCTCCTCCCAAGCAAGTTAA
- a CDS encoding Uma2 family endonuclease produces MSLSLITRKFTVEEYEKMTTQGIIKPDEKVELIRGEIIKMSPMGTRHAACIARLTQLFYRKFGDLILLGVQNPIRLNNNSQPEPDLSLLIPRADFYVAAYPCPQDIYLIIEVSDSTLDYDRYTKIPLYAEANIKEVWIINLKEECLEVYRHPLQGSYQNIQKYYRGESILALLDFV; encoded by the coding sequence ATGTCTTTATCACTGATTACCCGTAAGTTTACGGTGGAAGAATACGAAAAAATGACAACCCAGGGAATAATCAAACCCGATGAAAAAGTGGAATTAATTCGAGGAGAAATTATCAAAATGTCACCGATGGGAACCCGTCATGCTGCCTGTATAGCTAGATTAACACAGTTATTTTATCGAAAATTTGGCGATCTTATTCTCTTAGGAGTACAAAATCCGATTAGATTAAATAATAATTCTCAACCAGAACCAGATTTAAGTTTACTAATACCTCGAGCGGATTTTTATGTTGCTGCCTATCCTTGTCCTCAAGATATTTATTTAATTATTGAAGTTTCCGATTCTACCCTCGATTATGATCGCTATACTAAAATTCCTCTTTATGCAGAAGCAAATATTAAAGAGGTTTGGATTATCAATCTCAAGGAGGAATGTTTAGAAGTTTATCGTCATCCGCTGCAGGGTAGTTATCAAAATATTCAGAAATATTATCGAGGTGAAAGTATTTTGGCTCTTCTCGACTTTGTGTGA
- the speA gene encoding biosynthetic arginine decarboxylase, producing MAGKTQLKKQEKQLSPVDLAPSDGNNLEKVAPVKHWSIEDSENLYRIQGWGEPYFSINAAGNITVSPQGERGGSLDLYELVSAIKRRNIGLPLLIRFSDILEDRIERLNACFSRAIARYNYPNVYRGVYPIKCNQHRHIVESLVRFGKPYQFGLEAGSKPELMIALATLEPALNGKNDKTQPLLICNGYKDKEYIETALLTTRLGHRPLIVIEQLEELYLTLRVSRQLGIAPHLGVRAKLGTKGVGRWGCSTGDRAKFGLTVPEILTVVTELEQAGMLDCLQLLHYHIGSQISAISVIKDAIREASQIYVELAKLGANMTYLDVGGGLGVDYDGSKTNFYASKNYNMQNYANDIVAEVKEACEDAQISPPILISESGRAIASHQSVLVFDILGSSEVPQNPPDPSNGKEHLILRNLWETYTGIDERNYQEAYHDAGQFKEEAISLFNFGYLSLKERARAEQLYWACCHKILQVARQEDYVPDDLEDLEQIMASIYYANLSVFQSVPDSWAIDQLFPIMPIHRLDREPTQRGILADLTCDSDGKIAQFIDLRGDIKSVLELHPLEYKNGKHSPEPYYLGMFLVGAYQEIMGNLHNLFGDTNVVHIQMSPKGYDIEYLVKGDTITEVLSYVQYSAEDLLERIRLRCEQALQENRMTVEESQLLLQDYERSLRRYTYLVGGD from the coding sequence ATGGCGGGTAAAACTCAACTTAAGAAACAAGAAAAGCAATTATCTCCAGTGGATCTGGCCCCTTCTGACGGTAACAACCTCGAAAAAGTTGCCCCCGTTAAACATTGGTCGATCGAAGATAGCGAAAATCTCTATCGCATCCAAGGCTGGGGAGAACCCTATTTCTCGATCAATGCCGCAGGAAATATTACCGTCTCGCCTCAGGGAGAAAGGGGCGGTTCTTTGGACTTATACGAGTTAGTTTCGGCGATTAAGCGGCGTAATATCGGTTTACCCCTGTTAATTCGGTTTAGTGACATCCTTGAGGATCGGATCGAGCGCCTGAATGCCTGTTTTAGCCGAGCGATCGCCCGTTATAATTATCCCAATGTCTATCGCGGTGTCTATCCGATCAAGTGCAATCAACACCGTCACATCGTCGAGTCTTTAGTGCGTTTTGGTAAACCCTATCAATTTGGGTTGGAGGCTGGTTCAAAACCTGAGCTAATGATTGCTTTAGCTACCCTAGAACCTGCCTTAAACGGCAAAAATGACAAAACACAACCATTGCTAATTTGTAACGGCTATAAGGACAAAGAATACATCGAAACCGCTCTTTTGACCACTCGTCTCGGTCATCGGCCTTTGATTGTCATCGAACAATTGGAAGAATTATATTTAACCCTGCGCGTCAGTCGTCAGTTAGGAATTGCCCCACATTTGGGAGTGCGTGCGAAACTGGGGACAAAAGGGGTGGGCCGTTGGGGATGTTCCACGGGAGACCGGGCAAAATTCGGTTTAACCGTCCCGGAAATCCTAACGGTAGTGACGGAATTAGAACAAGCGGGGATGTTAGATTGTCTGCAACTGCTGCACTATCATATCGGGTCGCAAATCTCCGCTATTAGCGTCATTAAGGATGCTATTCGCGAAGCTAGTCAGATTTATGTGGAATTAGCGAAATTAGGGGCAAATATGACCTATCTCGATGTGGGGGGTGGTTTAGGGGTCGATTACGATGGCTCAAAAACTAACTTCTACGCCTCAAAAAACTACAATATGCAGAATTATGCCAATGATATCGTGGCTGAGGTCAAGGAAGCTTGTGAAGATGCCCAGATTTCACCCCCAATTCTCATCAGTGAAAGTGGCCGGGCGATCGCTTCTCATCAATCGGTGTTAGTCTTTGATATCTTGGGAAGTAGTGAGGTTCCCCAAAATCCCCCCGATCCCAGCAATGGGAAAGAACATCTCATCCTCCGTAATCTCTGGGAAACCTACACGGGTATCGATGAGCGCAATTATCAGGAAGCTTATCACGATGCGGGACAGTTCAAAGAGGAGGCGATTAGTCTGTTTAATTTCGGTTATCTCAGTCTCAAGGAACGAGCTAGAGCCGAACAATTGTACTGGGCTTGTTGTCACAAAATTCTGCAAGTGGCCCGACAAGAGGATTATGTTCCCGATGACTTGGAAGACTTAGAGCAAATTATGGCCTCAATTTATTATGCCAATCTCTCGGTTTTTCAGTCAGTTCCCGATAGTTGGGCGATCGATCAACTATTTCCAATTATGCCGATCCATCGTCTCGATCGAGAACCTACCCAAAGAGGGATTCTCGCCGATTTAACCTGTGATAGTGACGGGAAAATTGCCCAGTTTATCGATTTGCGCGGGGACATAAAATCAGTTTTAGAATTGCATCCGTTGGAGTACAAAAACGGGAAACATTCTCCAGAACCCTATTATCTAGGAATGTTTCTGGTGGGTGCTTATCAAGAGATTATGGGCAATTTACATAATCTTTTTGGCGATACTAACGTGGTACATATTCAGATGAGTCCCAAGGGATACGATATCGAGTATCTAGTCAAAGGAGATACGATCACGGAAGTATTAAGTTATGTGCAGTATTCTGCGGAAGACCTGTTAGAAAGAATTCGTCTTCGTTGTGAACAAGCTTTGCAGGAAAATCGCATGACGGTGGAAGAATCCCAATTACTACTACAGGATTATGAACGCAGTTTGCGACGCTATACCTATCTAGTGGGTGGGGATTGA
- a CDS encoding four helix bundle protein, translated as MESKVYDKAYKFAIRIVKGYKYLCETKQEYILSKQLLRSGTSIGANIAEANGAISQADFRAKMSIAYKECLETKYWLSLLKDTNYIEERAFQSINDDAEEIGKMLWAILKTCQENTKNR; from the coding sequence ATGGAGAGTAAAGTTTATGACAAAGCTTATAAATTTGCCATTAGGATTGTTAAAGGCTATAAATATTTGTGTGAAACTAAACAAGAATATATTTTGTCAAAACAGCTATTAAGGAGTGGCACTTCAATCGGGGCTAACATTGCCGAGGCTAATGGAGCTATTTCTCAAGCTGATTTTCGAGCTAAAATGTCAATAGCTTATAAAGAATGTCTAGAAACAAAGTATTGGCTGTCTCTATTGAAAGACACGAATTACATAGAGGAAAGAGCCTTTCAAAGTATTAATGATGACGCGGAGGAAATTGGGAAAATGCTTTGGGCTATTCTAAAAACCTGCCAAGAAAATACCAAAAACCGATAA
- a CDS encoding IS4 family transposase codes for MLPSFYQACLQANLSEASYLTLQLLILLLQSHRIVQLEKLAALFPQPITFESRRRNLQRFLKLPQLNVKLLWFPLIKQIVKLEFSGKNKNREPRRRLKKLKHAGRLLVVIDRTDWKGRNLFVASVICGRRALPVYWVLLNKKGSSALGEPKKFLKPVLGLLKPYPLVVMGDREFQSAQLGKWLDDRGVAFIFRQKKSTYTRLKDGENYQALSELEPNRGERNFFRGVTHTKSHEIEGFNLATYGKRGYRTKGSKEP; via the coding sequence ATGTTACCTTCATTCTATCAGGCTTGTTTACAGGCGAACCTTAGCGAGGCGAGCTATTTGACCTTACAGCTCCTAATCCTGCTCTTACAAAGTCATCGGATAGTCCAACTAGAGAAACTGGCCGCTCTTTTCCCGCAACCGATAACCTTTGAAAGTAGAAGACGGAATTTGCAGAGATTTCTTAAGCTCCCGCAACTAAACGTGAAACTCTTGTGGTTTCCTTTGATCAAACAGATCGTCAAGCTAGAATTTAGCGGAAAAAATAAAAATCGAGAGCCAAGAAGAAGGCTCAAAAAACTGAAACACGCGGGAAGATTATTAGTCGTCATAGATAGAACCGATTGGAAGGGTAGAAATTTATTCGTCGCCAGTGTGATTTGTGGTCGGAGAGCTTTGCCCGTATATTGGGTGTTACTGAATAAAAAAGGAAGTAGCGCTCTCGGGGAACCGAAAAAATTCCTCAAGCCAGTCTTAGGGTTGTTGAAACCCTATCCGCTCGTCGTAATGGGAGACCGTGAATTTCAGTCAGCGCAATTAGGGAAGTGGCTTGACGACAGAGGTGTAGCTTTTATCTTCCGTCAAAAGAAAAGTACCTACACGCGATTGAAAGATGGAGAAAACTATCAAGCCCTTTCCGAGTTAGAACCGAACCGGGGCGAGCGAAACTTCTTTCGGGGAGTGACCCACACGAAAAGCCATGAGATCGAGGGGTTCAACCTAGCAACTTATGGGAAAAGAGGTTATCGAACTAAAGGGTCTAAAGAGCCTTAG
- a CDS encoding DUF4330 domain-containing protein, producing the protein MQLLDSKGRLFGKFSLLDIGAALVILLTIIGIFVVPGTSGKSTIAKVTKEPIEVDVIVRGLSVLNPNALINQFNTEKKTNIVIRNQPAGQVDIKNVKPLSRNVLVPQPDGSVKVLPDPRTENYSQDMIMTLSGQAEVTDTGAVVGGQKVKIGTLIELEGDNYNFNTSVIDVRLPKRS; encoded by the coding sequence ATGCAATTATTAGACTCAAAAGGACGTTTATTCGGTAAATTTAGCTTGCTTGATATTGGAGCGGCCTTAGTAATTTTATTGACAATTATCGGTATTTTTGTTGTACCGGGGACAAGTGGTAAAAGTACGATCGCTAAAGTTACCAAAGAACCCATAGAAGTGGATGTTATTGTCCGGGGTTTAAGTGTTCTCAATCCCAATGCTTTGATTAATCAATTCAATACCGAGAAGAAAACTAATATTGTTATTCGTAATCAACCGGCCGGTCAAGTGGATATAAAAAATGTTAAACCTTTATCGAGAAATGTCTTAGTTCCGCAGCCGGATGGTAGTGTAAAAGTCCTACCCGATCCCCGCACAGAAAACTATTCTCAAGATATGATTATGACTCTCAGTGGTCAAGCGGAAGTTACCGATACCGGTGCGGTTGTTGGCGGTCAAAAGGTGAAAATTGGCACTTTAATCGAGTTGGAAGGAGATAATTATAATTTCAACACCAGTGTTATCGATGTCCGTTTACCAAAAAGGTCTTAA
- a CDS encoding OB-fold nucleic acid binding domain protein, whose product MSIQTRVGRISSLLLLLGLFGCSTLADLGIAVPYIGDPPLTAIEQLQEKPKGALVYLRGTVSNYAPFLAGGAYLLQDGSGKIWIRTNSNKLPRQGEEIVIKGKIDFEAIPQGSQTVNEVYVVELEQMDAVAVNSVPTPSPSPEIKPSPTSEVKPPENNSPPVSTKPLENPRQVTIPTATATKPPETPVVTPVKPNPPAVIKPVPDPLDAFFLPHKQNEK is encoded by the coding sequence ATGTCTATCCAGACTCGTGTAGGGCGCATCAGCAGTTTATTATTATTGCTAGGGTTATTCGGTTGTAGTACCCTTGCTGACCTCGGTATTGCCGTTCCCTACATCGGTGATCCTCCCCTAACAGCGATCGAGCAATTACAGGAAAAACCAAAAGGCGCTTTAGTTTATCTTAGGGGAACTGTCAGCAATTATGCCCCTTTTTTAGCGGGAGGAGCCTATCTTTTGCAGGATGGGTCCGGTAAGATTTGGATTCGCACCAATAGCAATAAATTACCCCGTCAAGGCGAAGAAATCGTCATTAAGGGCAAAATTGACTTTGAAGCTATTCCCCAAGGTTCCCAAACCGTTAACGAGGTGTATGTGGTGGAATTAGAACAGATGGATGCAGTAGCTGTTAATTCGGTTCCCACTCCTTCCCCGTCCCCAGAAATTAAACCTTCCCCCACCTCAGAAGTTAAACCCCCAGAAAATAATTCTCCCCCAGTCTCAACTAAACCCCTGGAAAATCCCCGACAGGTGACAATTCCCACCGCAACCGCAACAAAACCCCCAGAAACTCCCGTCGTTACCCCCGTTAAACCCAATCCCCCCGCAGTGATTAAACCCGTCCCAGATCCCCTCGATGCTTTCTTTTTACCCCATAAACAAAACGAGAAATAG
- a CDS encoding Uma2 family endonuclease produces MSLSLITRKFTVEEYEKMATEGIIKPDEKVELIRGEIIKMSPMGTLHASSVDRLIQLFYQKLGQKIILRVQNPIRLNNNSQPEPDLSLLIPRADFYVAAYPCPQDIYLIIEVSDSTLDYDRYTKIPLYAEANIQEVWIVNLKEKCLEVYRHPLNGSYQAIQKYSINERVFITSFPDIEFTIAEILGV; encoded by the coding sequence ATGTCTTTATCGCTGATTACCCGTAAGTTTACGGTGGAAGAATACGAAAAAATGGCAACCGAGGGAATAATCAAACCCGATGAAAAAGTGGAATTAATTCGAGGAGAAATTATCAAAATGTCACCGATGGGAACCCTTCATGCTTCTAGTGTAGATAGATTAATACAATTATTCTATCAAAAGTTAGGACAGAAAATTATTCTCAGGGTGCAAAATCCGATTAGGTTAAATAATAATTCTCAACCAGAACCAGATTTAAGTTTACTAATACCTCGAGCGGATTTTTATGTTGCTGCCTATCCTTGTCCTCAAGATATCTATTTAATTATTGAAGTTTCTGATTCTACCCTCGATTATGATCGCTATACTAAAATCCCTCTTTATGCGGAGGCAAATATTCAAGAAGTTTGGATTGTCAATCTCAAGGAAAAATGTTTAGAAGTTTATCGCCATCCTCTGAATGGTAGTTATCAAGCTATTCAGAAATACTCTATAAATGAGAGGGTTTTTATAACATCTTTTCCCGATATAGAATTCACTATTGCAGAAATATTAGGAGTGTAG
- a CDS encoding NUDIX hydrolase codes for MIFVALAILEQDGRFLMQLRDDIPTILYPGVWGLFGGHLEAGESPEIGLKRELKEEINYEAPSLRYFRSYNDDNLSRYLYHVPLTVELEKLVQTEGQDLALLPPAAILQGEYYSQKINQTRPLGKIHRQILLDFIELEL; via the coding sequence ATGATATTTGTTGCTTTGGCGATTTTAGAACAGGACGGTCGCTTTTTAATGCAGTTGCGCGACGACATCCCGACGATTCTCTATCCGGGGGTGTGGGGTTTATTTGGTGGTCACTTGGAAGCGGGTGAAAGTCCAGAAATAGGGTTAAAACGAGAGTTAAAAGAAGAAATTAACTACGAAGCCCCTAGTTTACGCTATTTTCGCTCTTACAACGATGATAATCTCTCTCGTTATCTTTATCATGTACCCCTGACCGTGGAATTAGAAAAATTAGTGCAAACGGAAGGGCAAGATTTAGCATTATTACCTCCGGCTGCCATCCTTCAAGGGGAATACTATTCCCAGAAGATTAATCAGACTCGTCCTTTAGGAAAAATTCATCGTCAGATATTGCTCGATTTTATAGAACTAGAATTATAG